In the Arachis ipaensis cultivar K30076 chromosome B10, Araip1.1, whole genome shotgun sequence genome, one interval contains:
- the LOC107622875 gene encoding uncharacterized protein LOC107622875 gives MGKSFQSFSPLRIVSSVKSQRPRLTQPPKPSPSQSPTKEHQRTPLAAVVADCARRWFHETLQEAKAGDAAMQVLVGQMYYSGYGVPRNPKKGYDWISRVSRIRSSVWKVNKKRPGYRASDSDSCEPEVKTKSCR, from the exons ATGGGGAAATCATTTCAATCTTTTTCTCCTCTTCGGATTGTGTCATCTGTAAAGTCGCAACGCCCAAGGCTGACGCAACCGCCCAAACCATCCCCGTCTCAATCTCCCACTAAGGAGCACCAACGGACGCCCCTCGCCGCGGTGGTTGCCGACTGTGCAAGGCGGTGGTTCCATGAGACACTCCAGGAGGCCAAGGCTGGCGACGCCGCCATGCAGGTTCTCGTTGGACAGATGTATTACAGTGGCTATGGCGTTCCTAGAAATCCGAAGAAG GGGTATGATTGGATTAGTAGAGTATCCAGAATTCGGAGCTCAGTTTGGAAAGTGAACAAAAAGCGTCCAG GTTACAGAGCAAGTGATTCAGATTCATGTGAACCGGAGGTCAAAACGAAATCTTGTCGTTAA
- the LOC107624391 gene encoding staphylococcal-like nuclease CAN1 isoform X1, translated as MENAGDYDSLESATTLGVSALAHDLLHFGVTSQVPERLSNHVVSPKTDQAKWYRKLLDSCKEAKPLPTTSEEASTLVTHTLRKYQKADVEGLLAFYGLPQPQDEVKSPSITNGVKFEMHTLPVDAKEVEDGDGITVYVSTEDPRESPCVPPNVLTASLRRSEACALRNHAEADAFHREIIDSGYRVLNIQNEEILARKYRIRLRGIDAPESSMRYGKVAKKELRNAVQGKSLRILVYGEDRYGRCVSDVYYNGVFVQELMLKKGLAWHYKAYDKREELKTWEREARERRVGLWALSNPEKPWDWRKDRREAEAKSINFIKST; from the exons ATGGAAAATGCTGGCGACTATGACTCACTTGAGTCTGCCACCACCTTAGGTGTATCAGCACTTGCTCATGATCTCCTTCACTTTGGTGTTACCTCTCAG GTCCCAGAAAGGTTAAGCAATCATGTTGTGTCCCCAAAAACAGATCAGGCTAAATG GTATAGAAAATTGTTAGATTCTTGCAAAGAAGCAAAACCCCTTCCCACCACATCTGAAGAAGCATCCACACTTGTCACTCACACCTTGAGGAAGTATCAAAAGGCAGATGTTGAG GGATTATTAGCATTCTATGGTCTTCCCCAACCACAAGATGAAGTCAAATCCCCTTCTATTACCAATGGAGTAAAATTTGAAATGCACACCTTGCCG GTTGATGCAAAAGAAGTGGAAGATGGTGATGGTATAACAGTTTATGTTAGCACAGAAGATCCCAGGGAATCACCATGTGTCCCTCCCAACGTGCTCACCGCATCATTGCGAAGATCGGAAGCCTGTGCTCTGAGGAACCATGCAGAGGCTGATGCATTCCATAGAGAGATTATCGATTCCGGATATAG GGTTCTTAATATTCAAAATGAGGAAATCCTGGCTAGAAAGTATCGAATTCGACTAAG GGGAATTGATGCACCGGAAAGTTCAATGCGATATGGAAAGGTAGCTAAAAAGGAACTAAGAAATGCTGTTCAAGGTAAATCTTTGAGGATCCTTGTTTATGGAGAAGATCGCTACGGTCGTTGTGTGAGTGATGTTTACTATAATGGAGTTTTTGTGCAG GAATTGATGCTAAAGAAGGGTTTAGCATGGCACTATAAAGCCTATGACAAAcgagaagaactgaaaaca TGGGAAAGAGAAGCTAGAGAAAGGCGAGTTGGATTATGGGCTTTGTCAAATCCTGAGAAGCCATGGGACTGGAGAAAGGACAGAAGAGAAGCAGAAGCTAAAAGCATCAATTTTATCAAATCCACTTGA
- the LOC107624391 gene encoding staphylococcal-like nuclease CAN2 isoform X2 yields MENAGDYDSLESATTLGVSALAHDLLHFGVTSQVPERLSNHVVSPKTDQAKWYRKLLDSCKEAKPLPTTSEEASTLVTHTLRKYQKADVEGLLAFYGLPQPQDEVKSPSITNGVKFEMHTLPVDAKEVEDGDGITVYVSTEDPRESPCVPPNVLTASLRRSEACALRNHAEADAFHREIIDSGYRVLNIQNEEILARKYRIRLRGIDAPESSMRYGKVAKKELRNAVQGKSLRILVYGEDRYGRCVSDVYYNGVFVQWEREARERRVGLWALSNPEKPWDWRKDRREAEAKSINFIKST; encoded by the exons ATGGAAAATGCTGGCGACTATGACTCACTTGAGTCTGCCACCACCTTAGGTGTATCAGCACTTGCTCATGATCTCCTTCACTTTGGTGTTACCTCTCAG GTCCCAGAAAGGTTAAGCAATCATGTTGTGTCCCCAAAAACAGATCAGGCTAAATG GTATAGAAAATTGTTAGATTCTTGCAAAGAAGCAAAACCCCTTCCCACCACATCTGAAGAAGCATCCACACTTGTCACTCACACCTTGAGGAAGTATCAAAAGGCAGATGTTGAG GGATTATTAGCATTCTATGGTCTTCCCCAACCACAAGATGAAGTCAAATCCCCTTCTATTACCAATGGAGTAAAATTTGAAATGCACACCTTGCCG GTTGATGCAAAAGAAGTGGAAGATGGTGATGGTATAACAGTTTATGTTAGCACAGAAGATCCCAGGGAATCACCATGTGTCCCTCCCAACGTGCTCACCGCATCATTGCGAAGATCGGAAGCCTGTGCTCTGAGGAACCATGCAGAGGCTGATGCATTCCATAGAGAGATTATCGATTCCGGATATAG GGTTCTTAATATTCAAAATGAGGAAATCCTGGCTAGAAAGTATCGAATTCGACTAAG GGGAATTGATGCACCGGAAAGTTCAATGCGATATGGAAAGGTAGCTAAAAAGGAACTAAGAAATGCTGTTCAAGGTAAATCTTTGAGGATCCTTGTTTATGGAGAAGATCGCTACGGTCGTTGTGTGAGTGATGTTTACTATAATGGAGTTTTTGTGCAG TGGGAAAGAGAAGCTAGAGAAAGGCGAGTTGGATTATGGGCTTTGTCAAATCCTGAGAAGCCATGGGACTGGAGAAAGGACAGAAGAGAAGCAGAAGCTAAAAGCATCAATTTTATCAAATCCACTTGA